CCGCTTCCTCCACGGCTCGCCGGGTCGGGCCGCCGTCGACTTCCGCGCCGACGGGACGACGCGCGGTGCCGCCCAGACCTACGGCGCCAATTGGTCCACCAGCATCGTGCTGGACGCCGGGGCGCGCACCTTCACCGCCCGGCTCACCGGCGCTGCCGCCGACCTGGCGACGACGGCCAAGACGCTCACCAACAGTGGCGCCTATTCACTCGTGCTCGCCAAGCGCCCCACCACCGACACGCTGGTGGTCTTCGCCGACACGTCCGCAACTCCGGCGACCGACAAGGCCTACGTGCGCATCCTGAACGTCGCCCCGGTGGCCGGGAACGTCGACGTGTATGTGACGGCGGCCAACGCCGACCTGGCCACCACGGTGCCACAGGTGACCGCGGTGGAGTTCCTCAAGCCGTCGCGTTACGTCGAGGTCGCGTCGGGGGCGCAGCGCATCCGACTGACGACGGCCGGGACCAAGACCGTGGTCCTCGACCTCAACACGATCAACCTCCCCAGCCGCAGCGTGCGCAGCATTGCCGTGCTCGAGGCCAATGCCGGCGGGGCACCACTGCAGGCGGTGACGGCCCTGGAAAAGAACTGAGGTCCGGCACGACTGGGTCGTGCGTCGTCACGCGGACGAGGTGCCTGGGGGTGCCCGCTCGCGTGGCGGCGCCGGCCTAACGCTTGCGCAAGTTCAGGAAGACGTCGTACCCCCCTTCTTCGTCCCGCGACACCACGCCGAAGACCCCCGTCCACTTCGCCTCCCCATCCGCGAGGCGCAGCAGCTGCAACCCGGCGCTGGCCACGGCCGAGCGATCGCCGGCGCTCCACTTGGCCGCCACCAGTTGGGCGGTGTAGTGGCGCAGGATGGCATCGACCGTGGAACCGCGCCCGCGCAGTGTCGCGCGCAGCGACCATTCGGGGCCACCCCCGCCATACCCATTCCCCTCCGTCACGAACCCGTCGGGTGCCTCGAGCGCTGGAATGGGCAGATCGTCCACCGACGTGCCATAGCGCGCCTGCGCCGCGCACATCCCGCCCATCCCCGAGCGCATGTGATACACGGTCATCGTCACCGAACCGGGGGCGCGGGGGGCACTGCTCGTCATCACGCTCTGCTCACCGCGACACCACCCGTCAGGGGTGTCGTCGGAGAACCGGTGGTCGACGAAGCCCCGGGTCGGTCGCTGAGGTCGCGCAGACTCGGGAGGTCGCTTCCACCCCGCCTTTTCCAGGCGTTCCCGCAGCTGCCGTCGCGCCTCGTCCGAGCGGGCCGGCACCACGAGGACCGTGGTACTCTGCTGGTCGCCCTCGAAACCGCCCAGCACGCGCACATCGGGCGAGAGCACTTCGGCGGGAAGCGATGCCGGCGCCTTCCCCACCAGGAGCTCGGCGCCGGCCATGCGCGACTGCACTCCCAGCAACGCCAGCACCAGCTCACGGGGGATGGAATCCCGCGACTGCGCGCCGATCGCTGGTGCAGCGACCACCAGGAAGACGAACGTGAGGATCGCGCAGCGCGCGCGTGACACTATCCGGCAGCGGAGCTGTTGAGTCATCGGTGAAGGATCGGGCATGAAGAGGCGACGGTCACACAAGATCGAACCGCTCGGCGCAGCGCGCGAGACTGTGGCGTGCGCGCGACGCCACAACGACTCGCTCGGCCGACGAGCGCGGCCACGCATCAGTCAGCTTGCAGCGCGCTGCGCGATCTCCACATATGTGGTCGAGGGAGAAGCGCATGACCTCTCCCGCGCATCGCCACGCTTTCAACCGCTCGCCATGCCTCCGCGCAACACTGCCGCTCGACGTGGGAAACAGCCGGCGCTCTCGTCGGCGCCGCGCACCGACCCTGCACCGCCGCAGCGCTTCATGACGGTGATCGCGCAGGATCCGGCGGTCCGGTACAAGGGACAGATCGTCACCGCGCGCATCGCCGTCCCCGCCGAAGACCTGCGGGTGGGGCCGATGGGCTACCGGTTGCAGCTGGTGGACTACGATGCCAGCAGACGGCACTTCAACGGGCAGCACGAACTCCCCGCTCGCTACGAGGAGGAGCCCGAGGCGTGGCGGCGCGGCGACGCCGCCATCGTCGAGGACTACCGCTTCCATGCGCAAAACACGTACGCCCTCGTGATGCGCACGCTGTCGCGCTTCGAGTTCGCGCTGGGACGGCGCATCGGCTGGTCGTTCAGCACGCACCAGCTCAAGGTGGCCCCCCACGGGATGTACGACGCCAACGCGTTCTACTCGCCCGAGCACGAGGGACTCGTGTTCGGCTACTTCACCGGCGCGTCGGGCACCCCCGTCTACACCTGCCTCTCGCACGACATCGTCGTGCACGAAACGACGCACGCGCTGATCGACGCGCTGCGCCCGCGGTACATGGATCCCTCGACCCCCGACCAGGCGGCATTTCACGAGGGACTCGCCGACGTCGTCGCCCTCCTGTCGGTCTTCTCGCAGCCCGAGGTGGTCGTGCACCTCCTGCGCCCGCGCACGGGGAAGGAGGCGATCCTCATCAACCGCAAGGACGTGCTCCCCGCCGCCCTGCGGCAAAGCGCCCTCTTCGGCCTCGCCGACCAGATGGGGAGCGAGATCGAATCGATGCGCGGGAGCGCGCTGCGCCGGAGCGCGTCGATCGATCCCGACCCGGCGCTCAAGGACACGCCGGAGTTTCTCGAGTCGC
Above is a window of Gemmatimonadota bacterium DNA encoding:
- a CDS encoding DUF4397 domain-containing protein, producing the protein MRVVHTLRPAPLGQHRQPRRLQLLRALPRLLSVAVLSLAAACDDSDGPESVARIRFLHGSPGRAAVDFRADGTTRGAAQTYGANWSTSIVLDAGARTFTARLTGAAADLATTAKTLTNSGAYSLVLAKRPTTDTLVVFADTSATPATDKAYVRILNVAPVAGNVDVYVTAANADLATTVPQVTAVEFLKPSRYVEVASGAQRIRLTTAGTKTVVLDLNTINLPSRSVRSIAVLEANAGGAPLQAVTALEKN